In the Candidatus Poseidoniia archaeon genome, CTGGGTAAATCCAGACCAGTCAATGATGTTCTCTCCTTTGAATGGAATGAGGGACCTGGCCTCGAATAATTCAGACATCAATCCCTTCGATTTCTACAATTCAACTTTCGAAGAATTGTTCAACTCAAATGATGCTGATGGCAATCTGGTACCGGATTCCGATGAGGGGGTCCGCGAGCTCCTGGACTGGATAATGATAGGCGATGGAAAACAGGTTCCCAATATGGTCTCGAATTTCATCTATTATGATGAAGAAACGGATGATTATACTGTCGCTTATATTCTGGTAAATACCAAATCAAAAAATGCCTATTTCTCAGAGGTCGTAGAGGAACTGGAAAAAGATTCAGAGGGTCTGGAATCCCTGGAGACAGAGGGCAAGGTCGATTCGGTAGTGGTCACTGGTTTTCCTGCAATAATCGATGTGGTGGTCAACACCATCAATGAGACCATGATGGGGTCCATTATCTATACCATAATCCTCTCTTTCATTATTCTTACAGCTATCTTCGAGTATACTGACAAACAGCCCTGGCTGGGCCCACTCACGATGATACCGGTCCTGCTGGTCCTGGTCTGGATCCTGGGGACAATGGTAGCCATTGGATACGCTCTGAACGTATTCACAATTTTGATCGGGGCCTTGACCGTGGGGCTGGGAGTCACCTATGCAATCCATATCTCACATAGATTCATAGAAGAAATGGAATACAATCATTCCTTGGAGAAGGCGGTGAACAATACCGTCAAGAATACGGGGTCGGCGCTATTCGGGGCGGCCATGACTACTGTTCTGGGATTCGGGGTCCTGTTTTTTGCGATACTGCCTCCAATGAAACAATTCGGGACAATGACCGCACTGACGATCTTCTATTCCTTCCTGGCATCTGTATGGGTCTTGCCAAGTATCTTGGTCCTTTGGGCCAGATACACTAATCTTGGAAAAGGGAATGATGAACAACAAGACCAAGATGATGTAGAAGAAGAGGAATCAGACAAGGAAGAAGAAAAAGAAGAATCAGGTTTGTGACCCCCTCACTCCCGAAGAACATAGTGATTCAGTATCGTCTGCGCAACGCGATGACGGCGCTGAGCTACTCGAATGCCTGGATTCCCGTAATCCACTTGCCGAGAATCAGGTTGTGGATATCGTGCGTCCCCTCGTAGGTGGAAACGCTTTCGAGGTTGGCCATGTGGCGCATTATAGGGTACTCGTTGAGGATGCCGTTGGCGCCGTGGATATCGCGTGCCATGCGCGCGATGTTCAGCGCGACATCAACGTTGTTCATCTTTCCCAGCGAGACCATCTCGGGCGAAGCCTCGCCCTTGTCCTTGGCGCGGCCAAGGTGATAGGCGAGCAGCTGGCCTTTCGTAATCTCGCGCAGCATCCACGCCAGCTTGTTCTGCACCAGCTGGAAGCCGCCGATGGGCTTGCCGAACATGATGCGCGACTTGGCGTATTCGACCGAGGCGTGGTAGCAGCCCATCGCGGCGCCGAGCGCGCCCCAGACGATGCCGTAGCGCGCCTGTGTCAGGCACGATAGCGGCCCCTTCAGCCCGCTGACGTCAGGCAGGATGCGGTCGCCGGGGATGCGGCAGTCCTGCAAGACCAGCTCGCTGGTGACCGAAGCGCGTAGCGAATGCTTGCCCTTCATCTCCGGCGCCGAAAATCCAGAGTCGCCCTTTTCGACGATAAAACCACGGACTTTCCCGTCGAGCTTGGCCCACACTATCGCCAGGTCGGCGATGGTGCCGTTGGTAATCCACATCTTGGCGCCGTTGAGGATGTAGCCGTCGCCGTCGGCAGTTGCCTTAGTTTCCATGCGTCCCGGATCGGAGCCGTGGTCCGGTTCGGTCAGCCCGAAGCAGCCGATGAGCTTGCCCGCAGCCATTCCCGGCAGGTAACGCTGCTTCTGCTCTTCGGAGCCGAAGGCGTGGATGGGATACATCGAGAGCGAGCCCTGCACCGAGACGAAGCTGCGCAGCGCCGAGTCGCCCCGCTCCAGCTCCTGGCACACGAGCCCGTAGGCGACGTTCGAGAGGCCGGCGCAGCCGTAGCCCTCGAGGTTGCAGCCGAAGAGCCCCATCTCGCCGATTTGCGGCAGGAGGTCCATCGGGAAAGTGCCGGCCATGTAGTGCTCCTCGATGACCGGCAGCACGTTTTCCCCGGTCCAGTCGCGCACCGTGTCGCGCACCATACGCTCCTCCTCGGTGAGGTGCTGCTCGAGGTTGTAGAAATCTACCCCGCTGTAGGACGCCATGGGGGGGCCGAATCCGGGGACTATAAATGGGAATCGCAGCCGCCGCCTTTAATTCAGGCGGCTGCTGCCCCCGTGATGGAAGAAATCTGGGTCGAGAAATACCGCCCCGCCATGCTCGCCGAGGTGGTTGGGCAATCGGCGGTGACGACCCGGCTCGCGAGCTACGTGCGCGAGAAGTCGATGCCGCACCTGCTCTTCGCGGGGCCGGCCGGGACGGGGAAGACTACCTGCTCGCTGGCGCTGGCGAAGGAGATGTTCGGCGAATACTGGCAGCACAACCTCCACGAACTGAACGCTTCCGACGAGCGCGGGATTGACGTCGTGCGCGGCAAAATCAAGGAGTTCGCGCGCACCGCGCCGATTGGCGAAGGCGGCTTCAAGATTATCTTCCTCGATGAGGCCGACGCGCTGACGAGTGCGGCGCAGGCGGCGCTGCGCCGCACGATGGAGAAGTATTCGCGCACCTGCCGCTTCGTCATGTCGTGCAACTACTCCTCGAAAATCATCGAGCCCATCCAGTCGCGCTGTGCGGTCTTCCGCTTCCGGCCGCTGCAGGGCGAGGATG is a window encoding:
- a CDS encoding acyl-CoA dehydrogenase family protein; this encodes MASYSGVDFYNLEQHLTEEERMVRDTVRDWTGENVLPVIEEHYMAGTFPMDLLPQIGEMGLFGCNLEGYGCAGLSNVAYGLVCQELERGDSALRSFVSVQGSLSMYPIHAFGSEEQKQRYLPGMAAGKLIGCFGLTEPDHGSDPGRMETKATADGDGYILNGAKMWITNGTIADLAIVWAKLDGKVRGFIVEKGDSGFSAPEMKGKHSLRASVTSELVLQDCRIPGDRILPDVSGLKGPLSCLTQARYGIVWGALGAAMGCYHASVEYAKSRIMFGKPIGGFQLVQNKLAWMLREITKGQLLAYHLGRAKDKGEASPEMVSLGKMNNVDVALNIARMARDIHGANGILNEYPIMRHMANLESVSTYEGTHDIHNLILGKWITGIQAFE
- a CDS encoding replication factor C small subunit, coding for MEEIWVEKYRPAMLAEVVGQSAVTTRLASYVREKSMPHLLFAGPAGTGKTTCSLALAKEMFGEYWQHNLHELNASDERGIDVVRGKIKEFARTAPIGEGGFKIIFLDEADALTSAAQAALRRTMEKYSRTCRFVMSCNYSSKIIEPIQSRCAVFRFRPLQGEDVQRYLKFIAGREKLKIDDEAYEALAYLAQGDLRRAINSLQMAAAADSETITAEVVYQAVSAARPGEVREALELALQGNFAGARERLDALIITYGLAGEDILRQMHRTVRELEIPDEAKVQLIEKLAEADFRLSEGATARIQIEAAIAHFIVVGRHIEREQS